The Candidatus Woesearchaeota archaeon genome segment ACATGCTGGAAAGTAAGCAAGAATGCAGTTACAAAATCACAGTATTTCTCAACTATTGAAGCAATGCAAGAAGCATTGGAGACATTCTGGCATCAACATAAATTTATGCAAGATTTTATAACTTATTTATGTCGCTAACTAAATATTTTTACAGCACCGTTTGTGGCATCAACTTCTACTACTTGACCATCTTTTAGGATTTTTGTTGCTGTTTTAGTTCCAATAACACATGGAATGCCAAGTTCCCTACTGACAATTGCTGCATGACAGGTAAGTCCTCCCTCATCTGTAACTATTGCTGCTGCTTTTTTCATAGCTGGGACGAATTCTGGCTGTGTCATGCAGGCAACTAGGATATCTCCTTTTTCAACTTTAGATATTTCTTTTTCACCCCTGCATACTTTAACAATTCCCCGTGCAACACCATTGGATGCAGAGTTTCCTTTGATTAAAACCGTATCTTCTACTTTGTGTTGATTTTCCAATTGTTTTATGTATTCATCAGCAGTTTTACCCTCATAAATACTATCTCCCTCATAGTGTACAAAGTAAATACACTTCTTTCTTCTCTTTTCAAGTTTCCTAGCATCAATGTTAACTTCATTTGGCAAAAGATATCTTAAATGCTCCATTGGGATTTTAGTTCTTTTGTTGATGCCCTTTAGAACCAGGTCTATATAATGCATGCTAATTGTCATGTGCTCCTTTCTTCTATCGTGGATTCTAAAGATTGTATCATTTATTTTGATTAATTCTGTTAACTCCTTGTCATTGATTTTTTTAAGGATGGCTTCTTTTTTTCTCCTTATTGTTTTAGGGTCTTGAAAAGTCTTGGGCTTCTTGATTAATTCGTTTGCTTCCTTGACAAAATCACTAACTGCCAGTACTTTAGCTGACGCATAGCTATTATTTATCCAAAAATATTTTTTTTGATGTTTTTCAAGCATTGACATTAGTCTCATATCTGTTAATTTTTCAGGTATTTTTTTCATACCTTTTTCCTTAGCGTAATTTGCAATCTTAGATAAACTGATTTGTTCTTTTGTTAGGAATGAATTGAAGCTTGGAGTTGTAAGTGCCACCAAATTATCCATATCTTTTACTTTGCTCCTGATTAAGTTTTCCGTTGGATGCACCCAACCTTCTACTATGTGCGAGACGCTTAAAACGTTGGCATATGCTTTGTCTGCAAGGGCCAACAGGCCTTTTAATTCTTGAATTGATTTTTTTTCAAGCGCTTTTATCTGCTTAAACATTTCTAGACTTTCCCTGCATGCTTTTTTATCCTCATCATCCAGGAAGATGAGATAATCTGGATCCTTTTTCACTTTCTTTATCAACTCTCTTTTTATTTTTTGCATATCCTCCCATGAGTATAAAAAGTAGCATTTGTCCTGTTCAAAATACATAATGATTCCAGAATAACCAAACCCAAGCCTGTTTTTCATCTCTACTGGAGCGCTTCTTGCTCCTCCGGCTAGCAAGGTTAAGGTTCCATTAAACCCCTGGAAGTACCATTTCTTGGAAATAAGGTCTTTTTCTACAGTCATTTTATTTTCTCTTATCCGCCAAATTATTAAATTTATGCTTTGTATGCAACTTTTTTCTTCTCTTGTTTGTTACTATTGATTAGTAAATTATACATATTTAAATATCTGTAGTAATATATATTACTACACTCAAAGAATTTATATATAACAGATGAATTTGTACGGATATGAATATACAAACTGAAGAAGCTTTGATTCAAGGCGGACTGACCAAAAATGAAAGAGTATATCTTGCATTATTAAAACTCGGCAGTGCAACTGCAGTTGAAATAACAAAAAAAAGCAAAGTGCATAGGGTAAATGTATACGATGTATTGGAAAGATTAAGAGAAAAGGGGTTAATCAGCACCATATTTGAATCAAATAAGCGAATCTATGAATCAGCAAATCCTGATCAGTTAATTCAGTTGATTAAGGAAAAAGAAGAATTACTTGCTGATGTATTACCCACCTTAAAGCAGGAATTTGCATTAAAGAAAGAAAAGCAGCAGGTATACCATTTCTTTGGACCTGAGGGAGTCATGCGCGCATACTATATGATGCTTGAGCAAAATGCAACCATTTATGGGCTTGGTGGTTCCGGATTAAACAGAAAATATCTCATGCACAGGCACCATATGTGGAACAAGGAAAGAATAAATAAAAAGATTTCAGTTGTTGGATTATATTATGAATCCTCCAAAATTATGAAGGAAAAACCAGGAAAGAATACTTTGATTAAAAGAAAATATTTGCCTGATAAATTCAAGACAATTGGCATGATAGATATCTGCGGCGATTTAGTAGTAAACCTTCTTCCAATAGAAGACAATATCATGGCAATAGTAATAGAAAATAAAATCCTGGCAGACACTTATAAAAAATTCTTTGAATTCATGTGGCAGTTTGCTAAATCTTAAATCTCTTTAAATCTGCTTTAAGCTGCTTCATATTCTGATAATGAATCGTTCTAATCCCGACTTTTTGCGCGCCTGGAAGATTATGTGCAGAATCATCAATAAAGATACATTCATCTGCATTTAGCCTGTATTTTCTAAGCAGCTTACTGAAGATTTTCGTGTGCGGCTTTCTTCTTCCTGCCTGAAAACTCACAATCCCTCCATCAAAATGTTTTGTAATTTTAAGCCTTTCATCTACCATATGCCAATATTCTTTTCCTTCGTTTGAGACAAAATATACCTTGTATTTTTTCTTTAGTTTATCAAGCAGCTTAAAAGGCTCTTCATACCTTTTCTTATACTGGATTCTCCTGTCCCAAAAATGAGGGTCGTGCTTAAGCCCCATATCCCTAAAAAGCATGAGTGTGAATTTATCCTTTGAAAGTCTTCCCATCTCATATTTCCTAAAATGGCTTTCATATGCTTGTTTTACCTTTTCATAAGGAATATCAAATCTTTTTGAGTAGTGCTCCAGAATGATTTTTTCATCTGAGGTGATAAAAATTCCAGAAATGTCAAAGATGATATTCTTGATCATTTTAATCTTTTTATAACACCAGCATCTGCATCTACTTCCACTGATTCATTATTATTTAAAACTTGCGTTGCATACTTGGTTCCAATAACACATGGAATGCCAAGTTCCCTACTGACAATTGCTGCATGGCATGTGATTCCCCCTTCGTCTGTTACAATTGCGCCTGCTTTTTTCATAAGCCGTGTATATTCAGGCCTTGTCATAGAAGCAACTAGTATGTCTCCATGATTAAAATCCTTAAAATTATTTGCATCCTGTACTATTTTTACGCAACCTTTTGCCTTTCCCAAGGAGGCAGAAATACCTTTTAGTTCTAAGATGGATTTATCTCCTTTGTTTGGGTTATCAAGCAGTTCATAGAGTATCTTTGCTTTTTTTGAGCCATGGATGAACCTTTCTTTAGGTCTTATGTAGAATACACAGGATTTTAGGCGGTTTTTTAATATAGTTTTTTCAATGTTTTGTCCCTTCAGTATATCCAGAACCTCCAAGGGTGTTGCGTACTTGATTTCTTCTTGAGAATATTTAGTGAGCCTTGATACCAGCTTTGCAAAGCGCAACATAAAATAATTTCCAATAAGATTGTTTCTTTTTCTATGGTCTTGGAATATCGTTCCTTTTCTAATCAAGAGAGCCATTGCATTTTCCTCTATGTTGAATTCATTGGACTTTTCAAGCTGCCTGTGTTTTTTTAAAAATTTTGCATGTTCATCTTCAAAATGCCTTAATTTAGTCTTTGGGTCTCTTATTTCATTTGCGCGTTTGAAGAAGTAATCAACTCCAAGATTGATGCCGTCGCGATAAGTATTTTGAATCCAGAAATACTTTTTTGCATGGCTGCTCAGCTGATTCATTAAATTATCGCCTAAAGCATCAAGTGAATCATAATTTTCTATTTCTATTGAAATCTTAAGTAGACTATGCTCTTCTTTTTTTAAGTGCGAACTTTCTGTAGGGGTCGAAAGGATTGTGAAATTATCCAATCCTTTTGGACCGTATCTTTTGATTATTTTTGGAATCCATATATTATCTGCACAATATGAGATTCCTGTAACTGTTAATGGAATGCCCCATACTTGCTTGAATGTTTGGAAAAAAGTTCCGTATATGTTTCTTATTTCATGCATATTTAAATCCCCTAATTGCATGTTGTAAAGCGCTTGCCACAACTTGTTATATTTTTTATTAATTGGCAGCCATTCGTCTATTATGTTCTGGTATGAGCCTGGATTACTTAGTTCTTCTTTTAAGAGCCTATTACCAATCTCAATTTGCCTATCTTCTGGATACAGAATTCCCAAGAAATCATTTTTGAAAATAAAATACATAAAATCCCAATCTAAATCCGATTTAGACAAGTCATCCATTATAGCTGTTGCAGGAACAAAGATAGTGTTTAGGACACCCGGCATTCTTTCAAATATAATAGGCCTTTTTAGGTTTTTTCTGGCTTGCTTTACTGCTTTTTCTATCATTTTATTTTTCTAATGATCCCCTTGTCAGCATCGACTTCAATTAAATCATTGTCTTTTAGGACTTTTGTTGCAATTTTTGTTCCAATAACTCACGGAATTTCAAGTTCTCTTGCAACAATTGCAGCATGACAGGTAACGTCGCCTTCATGAACGTCCCATTTTTCCATACTTAATAATCTCCAAATCCTTCTTAGCAACAAGCCCTTCTTTTGGAAGCTTTAACTTAAACTTAGCAGGGATACCTACCCAGAATTCATTTTCGGGGATATCTGATTTAACAAAACAATACATGCCTGTTGCAGCATTTTTTCCGATTGTTGTACCTGCACCTATCACATTATATGCTGAAATCATCGCCCCTTTTTTAATCACGGCTCTTCCAATGGAAAACCAGTTTTTTGCAAATTCGTGTGTTGCTATTTCACAATCTGAACCGACCATTACATTGTCTTCAATTGTTATTAATTCTGGAAATAGCGGATCAAAAAGTACATTGTAGGCTATTGCTACATCTTTACCAATCTTTATTCCAAATAACCTGTATATAGAATTTTTTAGTTTGCAAGGCGGGGTTTTCCTCATTATTTCGAAGATGAATGCTGTAAAAAGCATCTTAACCGGGTTCCTGATTTTACCCCAGTCCATTTCTGAATTTCCCTTGTTTCCCTTGTAAGCAATTTTTGCGTGCCTAATGCTTGGGTCCTTTAGGACTTTTTTGCATAAGCTTCTCCAGTTAGCATAAAATATTTTGCTCATTTTATCACCTTCTTAGGCCTTTATTAAATTCCTGCAGATATTCTTTTGGAAGTTCTTTTTTTACCTGCATTGGAATACCAACACAAAAACTTCTTGGCGGAACATCCTTATTTACATAAGTATAAACCCCGACTATTGACTGGTCACCATACTCGGTTGGGGGCTCATTTCCAACCCAGGAGCCAATCAATACCTGTTTTCCAATCCTTACTCTTCCAAGCCTAAACTCATCAATGAGGATTGAATGTGCTGCCACCCAGATATCGCCTCCAAGAAGTGCTCCATCATCGATTTCGATTAGTTCTGGAAAGAGCCAGTCTATTACCACGTCAGGAGAAATGGTCACGTCTTTTCCAATTTTTACTCCAATCATCCTGTAAAGATTATTTTTAAACTCGCATGGTGGAAGTTTCCTGCAAATTTCGACAATAAAAGAAGTCCAGAGCATGTGAACTGGATTTCTGAGTCGATACCACTCTTTAGCAGCGTTTAACTTTGGTCCTTTGTATTTTATCCTTATTTCTTTTTTTGTTTTGTCTTTTAGAAATGCCTTAACTTGTTTTTTAATATAGTCACCCATCTTAAATACCCCCAAATATATGTTAAAATAGAGTTTGTTTATTTAAAATTTATGCCCTTTTAACAATCTTTACTGTACCATGGTTTGCGTTTACTTCAATTAAATCCCCATCTTTTAGTGTCCTTGTAGCGATTTTGCACCCAACAATACAAGGTACTTTGAGTTCCCTGCTTACAATTGCCGCATGACACGTAACACCTCCTTCATCAGTTACCACAGCAACAGCTTTTTTCATTGCCGGCAAATAGTCAGGTGTTGTCATGGATGCAACAAGGATATCTCCTTTGTTTACTTTGTTTAGAGCCTCTCTTGATGCAAAACACACTTTTGCTTTGCCTGTAACCCTCCCGGCTGACGCGATTACTCCCTTGAAATCCAGCACGTCATCGATTCCTGCCATTAGTTCTTCGTTTCTTCTCCTATCTGCTGCAATTCCTGTGTGTTGTTCTATTCTTTCTTCTGTTACAAGAAAAAAATATGATTCTTTTCTTTTATTGATTTCATCTAAATCAATCTCCCCTGTTTTTATATGGGAAATGATTTCCCACGGCCAGCACCACACCAAGTCATTGTATTTTTGACCATATCTTCTTGAAACCTCAAAAAGAAATTTATTCATAGCAGCGGTTCCTTTCATCTGACCTTCCTTTCTCATATCATGAAACACTGCATATTTTTCAAATATCTTCAGATAATAGTCCATTTCCTTATCAAATGAGAGTTCCTTTGCTAATTCCTTTTTTTCTTTTGATATAAAGAATGAATAATTATTAAGCTCTTTTATCTCGTCTGCTATACTTGTATTGCCTTGAATAATCTTTTTTATCTCATCTACATACATGAGCTCATTTTTTTCTGTTTTTTCTGTCCAGCTAAGAGTTATCCACCAAAACCTACTTACAAGCCCCTTGATTCTTTTCATGATATCTTCGGGCATTTTTTTTAATACTATATTGGAATCAAGCTCAAGCAGTTTCTTATTTTTAAGGTCCGCGGCAATTTTTAATATCTCAAGTTTTTCAAGATTCATAATTGAACTTTCAACTGGTGTTGTAATTAAGCTGTACTTTGAATTAAATGCACTTGTCTTATAATTCCCGTGCTTTTTTTCCATTAGCTCTTGGAGTTTTTCCTTCATCTTTTCTTCAAGTACTATGTCAAGAGCATCAATATCAAAGGTAAGTGCGTGAAATCTTTTTAATTGCTCATAGAGTTCATTATATTTTGTCAATAATTCAACTTCTTGTAACTTATCGAGATCCATTGCTTTTATTTCTTCACTCAAGCCAACGGTTCTTGTGTAAATCCTATCATACTTTTTTAGGTGATTGTTCCAAAACTCATTGTTTTTTAACTTTTCAAGCAGGTATCTGCCAACATTATAGATATCTTCTTTATAGTTGCACCACCAGGATTTTTGGCCATCATTGGTTCCGAGTTCCTTTGTAAAGGAACATCCTATCATTTCAAATGAATTCCTTACAACTCCAATTGCAATGGGGGCAGCAACATGCGTGGGCAGAACCTCTCTTATATATTCGAACCATCTGCCTTCTATTTTCTTCTCTGCTGGCTCTTGGTTAAAAATATGGTTGAGTTTTTCCTGAAGCAGCATGTGGACTTTTTTAGAAATCGTATATCCTGCCAGATCCTTTCTAAATAATTCTATTTCTTTTAATTTTTCAACCTGCTCTGCAGGTATTTGAACCATATGTCTTTTTGTCATTTTGTTTAAAAATGTTTACATATTTAAAAATTTAACTGAAAATTTTTAAGAAAGAAAGGAAAGCAATGCTTTCCTCCCTTCCAAAGTGTCCAAAGGATTATGCAGCTTTCCTGAAATCATAAGGCCCTGCAATTTCAAAAGGCTTGTTTACTGCTTCTATTTCTTCTGATGTAATAAGAGCCGACCTCTTAAAATTAGCTCTTTTGGGTCCGTTGTCCATTATCCTGCCGATTAATTCGGCGCATTCTTTTTCATAAAACGGAGACAAATGATCATAAGGAATTCTGATGCCCGGCATCTTTAGCATACCCGGAAATCTTTTTTCCAGCGCTGTAATCACGGGCTTATCCTCAATAATATAAGTAAGTCTGGGGTCAGTGTATCTTTCAATGCTTTGCTTGCTTGGATTAAGCTCCAGAGGCATAGCGCCGTAAGCATATATATGATTAATATGTGAATATCCAAACTTTAAAAGATATCTTTTTGTTGTTTCTGCTCCGTCGCTATAGCCAAATACATCGGGCCTGCTTCCTGTCTTAGCAAGAATCAGCCTTGCATAATGCTGTATCACTCTGGGGTCTATTGTGTTAAGATGCACCATGGGCTTGCCCGAATGCTTTTCCAGGAAATAAGTATTGGCCGGTATTCCCCATAAGCCTGTGACAAATATGGCAGGGGTTTCTCCGTCTGCAGCTGCTTCTTCTATGTCCTTATACGGGTTTCTGCTGGCATCAGGCAGGTCAGTCAAGCCAAGAAACAGCTGATACGCTGTCTGTATAAGCCTTCCCACTGTTATCTTGCCTTCCTTCATGTACTTATTTATCATTTTAAACCAGCTGTTGATATCCAGATGGAGCTTATAATTCCCCTCTCTTTGCTGGCCTGCATAGAACTGAGCAGCTAATCTGCTGGCATCTGTCTTAGACATACCGCTTTTAATCAGCCTCTCAACCAATGACTTGACAGCTTCATTAGTATTCTTTAATTTTGCCTCAAGTCCGCCTGCTTTGTCAGCATTCTTTTTGCCTTTTTTATTTGAAGATTTTGAGCTATATGCTGATTTATTTGCACTCCCAGAACTGCCAGAAACTCTTTGCTCCAGTGATTTTGAAGCGCTTTTCCTAGCGCTTCTTTTAGCTTTTCCTTTAGACACCTTAACACCTTTGTCACTACTATTAAGTAATATCTTATATATAAATTTTTCGAAAAGAATAATTATTTACAATATAGAAAATTACTAATTTTTTCTTTAAATAGTGTGTACCGGAACTATTTTCCGAACTTTCCTTTCAGCGCCTTTTCAACGTTTTTGGGAACAAGGCTGTTTAGGCTGCCGCCCAAGGAAGCGACTTCCTTTACAACTGAAGCAGAAAGATAGCAGTACATGCCGCGGGTCATGATGAAAATAGTTTCTATGCCTGGATTAAGCTTGCGGTTCATCAGGGCAGCCTGGAATTCATAATCAAAGTCTGAGACTGCCCTTAGGCCGCGGATGATTGCGGCCACTTTCTTCTTCCTGGCAAATTCCATCAGTAATCCTGAAAAATGGCTGACTTCAACATTAAGGCTGTTAGTCGCATCTTTAATCAGCTGCATCCTCTTCTCTGCTGAGAAAAGATATTTCTTATTAGGATTTTCGCCCACTCCTATGATAACCTTATCGAATATCTTTAACGCCCTTTTGATTACATCGATGTGGCCGTTTGTTACAGGGTCAAAGCTTCCCGGATATACTGCTAATTTAGGCATAGGGTTTAGAATTCTTTGTTGTATATATAGGTATCGGTTGATTATTTTTTTAGGCTATATTAACAAAAGACGGCTTAATCCTTTTAAGCATATTCAGTACTTATACCTCTTAAAATAACCGAATAGAGTATTGTAAAGGCTGCTGCATGCTGCAGAAACGTCCCCATCATACCTTCCAAGCCAGAATTTCCAGACCAGCTTATCATATAAAGTCCTCAAGAAAATATACAGTGGCTTCTGCTGCCACCTGTACTCGATGTCTGTCTCGAGGAAGCCGTCAATTATTACCAGAACTTTTCCTTTCTGCATATTCCTCTTATGCATGCCCTTTTTCAGCTCGAAGTCCACAATATCCCTAAAGAGCGCTTTTATCCTTACTGTAGAGCGTGCATAATCCGCAAGCGGCTTCCACAGCTCAAAGACATATTCCATCCTTTTTCCATGCGAAAAAACATGCTCAAGCTTCTTTTTTGTTTCCCTCTCATAATCATTGCCGTCTGTCCATTCGTCAAGGAGCTGGAAAAACTCGCTGATATCAAACATCCCTGAATAAGTAAACCTTATCCCGTCTACAACAATATGTTTTTCCGGCATTTTCAGTAAAACCAATGAGGCATTTTCTTTACAGGCTTGTAGCTGCGGTACATGTTAAAGAAGCGCTCGAACATGTCATAGATATGGTGGCAGTCGTCTATGATGAGCCTTTCATGGAACTTTGAATAGTTCTTGAAGAGAAACTTTATGTAAAGCGTCCTTATGAACTG includes the following:
- a CDS encoding HAD-IA family hydrolase; this translates as MIKNIIFDISGIFITSDEKIILEHYSKRFDIPYEKVKQAYESHFRKYEMGRLSKDKFTLMLFRDMGLKHDPHFWDRRIQYKKRYEEPFKLLDKLKKKYKVYFVSNEGKEYWHMVDERLKITKHFDGGIVSFQAGRRKPHTKIFSKLLRKYRLNADECIFIDDSAHNLPGAQKVGIRTIHYQNMKQLKADLKRFKI
- the coaD gene encoding pantetheine-phosphate adenylyltransferase is translated as MPKLAVYPGSFDPVTNGHIDVIKRALKIFDKVIIGVGENPNKKYLFSAEKRMQLIKDATNSLNVEVSHFSGLLMEFARKKKVAAIIRGLRAVSDFDYEFQAALMNRKLNPGIETIFIMTRGMYCYLSASVVKEVASLGGSLNSLVPKNVEKALKGKFGK